CCATCGATTCGGACGTAATCGGGAACACCGTTTTTATCAAGATCTACAAATTGTTGAAACTCTGTTCCAAAATTAGTCATTGCTAACGTCTGAAGTTTTTGGAATCCGGACCCGGTAGAAGTATAAACAACTAAATTGTTACTAGAATCAGCTTGAATATAGTCGGTCTTTCCATCGCCGTTTACATCTGCGACAAATTGTTTTAAGATATTGGAAGTTGCACCTAATCCTTGTACTGTAACGGAAGAATAAGTTGTAGAAGAAAAATTAGGGCCGTAATAAACCTTTAGCGGATCTCCATTATTTGTGAGAACCAAGAAATCGGTTTTACCGTCAGCGTTATAATCGCCAGGGAGAATTCTTCCTATTATAGTTATTCCAATATGATTTCCGACTAACGTATTTGAGCCTGATAAGGAATTGTCGGAGGCATTCTCCCAATCTGATAAAGACGTTACCGAAAACTTTTGGTTTGTCATGCTACCAGAAACTCGAACAATTTCAGGAACCCCATCTCCATTTGTATCTGCGGGCGATACAAAGGAAGTTGTTACACCATTCGTACAGACATCTTGAAAATTCGCTATACCGGAAGCACATGCAACACCGGCTAATCCCCAAGAAAGGGCCATACAAGACGGAATAGCCGAACAAACACAAGCTGCCTGCGTATCTGTGCAATTTGTTTGTACGCCAGGATCCATTGCTCTATAAGAAATATCGAAAGTCTTTCCGTTCGAACTTAATATAGTGCTATCCGTCGTTCTTTCGGTATATTTGAAAGTAACTGGCTTATAATTTTCTCTTTCGAAAGAAGAAAGCAGGGGACCGTGTTCGTCCGAAGTAGTATATTCTAAATCATAAGTTTCGATTAATTGTTCAGATCCGCTTTCATCTTTAGCGAACACTTGAATTTTACTTAATATTTTCTTGCGAATTGCATTATTTGTTAAAAAGAAAATCTGTTCTTTCCAGCCACTAGATCGATTGGAATATGAGAAGGTAATTCTTGCGTTTCCGCGCGTATATTTAATTTCTTGGGGAAGGGGTTCATCGGAATTTAGAGTTTCGGCAAGATATGTAATATCGTATCCGTTTCCATAGATATCACGCGCCTTGTCTAAGTAGAAAGCGACCGGACCAGAATCGCCTTGAACAATGGAATTAGAACCGTTTGCATTATTTCCGCCATATACATACGTCGATCCGGTAGTATCACGAAGAACCCAGGAAGTTCCGTCGAAAGTAGCTTTATAAAACGATTCAATCTTAGTTCTATATACGCCACCATTTCCTGTTGATATAAAGTCTCCTAAAATATTGGAACTATATCCGTCGGAAGAACCGAAATGAATTCCCATACCGGGATTTTTAGAAATTTTAGGAAAGCCGCTTAAGCTCCACCCTCTACCGACAATGGATTGATTCGCGCTAGTTGTATAATTGATTGCGACTGAAGGAGCAATATCTCCAGCTCCTGGAGGAATTTGCACATTTAAAGAAAAAGCTGGTTTTCCTGTTATCCCAACTTGGATATTAGGAAGAGGAAGCGGAATACTTGATTCAGTACCAGTCATTGCCGAAGTGAGATATTTAAGAAATGGTCTTAAGGGATTCCAGGCGATAAATAAGGATGAGCAAGTTAGAATAACAGAGAAAAAGAATATTCTAATTTTATGTTTATTAAGCATTTACGTTTTTCCTCATACTTTTTACGCTTTGAGCGATGGAATATATCCATTCTCACTCAGGACCATGATTTTTAAGACCATGTCAACTACCCACAAGTTTTCATGACTATTATGTCAAAATGTAAAATTATAAGATTTTTTTATCATTGGTTTGCTCTTCGAAGTTTTTTAAGTTATGCTTCACTTCAACGTTAAACATTTTATGGCGATTTGACAGATTGATAATACAATGAAAGTAAAATAGACCCTAAAATAATTACCTTAGTGATGTATTATAGCGGCCGCTAAAGAGTCTTTGGCAGAAAGTTATAGAGTTACATATACTTTTAGGGCCAATAAACTCCAACCGTAGCTTCTAAACTTTCATCTACATCGGGTATATTAGGTAGAAAATTCAATTGCGTATGTTCCTCTGCGAGATCAACCGTTGTAAGGAAACTCTCTAACGATATATTTGTTGCCTTCTTATGCTTAGCTAAGAAGGCTAATAGTAAGGTAGAACCGTTTTCATCTCGGACTAGTATTTTGAAGAAATGGTTCGGTACAGTAAGATCGTTATTCTTTTCGATAAATCTTGGAAATTGATTTTTGTCATCGATATAGACTGGGACAGTGATCACGATAACCCGGTTATATCTTTTAACCCACGATCGAATTTGCTCTTCGAGCTTCTTCCAAATCCCTGCATTAAAAGAATGATCTTGCGGAACAACATTCGAAAGATAAAAACTCTCATCATTTAATCTTTGATCACTCCTATAGTTGTCTGCTGCTGCCAGATGTCCTCTATCGTATCCCGAATTTTTATAATCTGAAAGTTCAGCACGCTCTCCTTTTGATAAAAGAGGTTCCGGCTTAAAGTGATTTCTTCTCGTTGCTTTCCCCAGTAGCTCTTCCGATAAGATCTCTTCACAAACCCAAATCGCCATTCGATACTTTGAACTATGTCCGAGCGTATATCCTTCTCTATGAATAATATGAATCTTTCCGTAACGTTTAGGATCTGTCGCTAATGGATTTCCGAAGGGACAATTTGTTCCATCATTCTTAATTTTACTATTAATTGATTCAGAACGAAATAACTCAGGAATAGCCGTTCGATCAAAAATACAGTTGAAAAATAAGATGAGACTAACCATTAGTATTAAGTAAGCCAACATTCTATCTCGAAAAACCATGCAGGTATTATTTACAAAATGATCTCTTTGAAAGTTCAACGATCATATATGAATTCGAAAGGAATGCTTGTTTCTGAATTGTATTTGAACTCTTCGAGTATGCTAGTATTGCAGTTGGACCTGCAACATCCAAAAACTGGCACGCAAAGTTATAGTTTTGATTTGTGCTGCTCATTCCATAAATTACGGGTAGATACAAATATCCAATTAAGAACTCAGACCTATTAATTATTAGTTTGCTTAACTGAGAGTAAACATCCGATGCCCTTTTTACTTTGGCCCAAATCGGTGCTACATTATTAGGATTCATAGCGTACATAAATGACGCTTCTTCAAACTGATTATCAATTTCTAGTCTTACTTTCTCTACGCATTTCCAATCCATAACCTCTGAAGAACTCAGTATTTTTTCGGAAGTTTGATAATAATATAAGTTCCCTCCAAATGAATATGCCAATCCTCCTGTTCCATTATAAGGAAAATATGAGAATACTGGTACTAAACTTGAAATTTGGCCATTTGCCTTTAGAAGTTG
This genomic window from Leptospira neocaledonica contains:
- a CDS encoding DNA/RNA non-specific endonuclease — translated: MLAYLILMVSLILFFNCIFDRTAIPELFRSESINSKIKNDGTNCPFGNPLATDPKRYGKIHIIHREGYTLGHSSKYRMAIWVCEEILSEELLGKATRRNHFKPEPLLSKGERAELSDYKNSGYDRGHLAAADNYRSDQRLNDESFYLSNVVPQDHSFNAGIWKKLEEQIRSWVKRYNRVIVITVPVYIDDKNQFPRFIEKNNDLTVPNHFFKILVRDENGSTLLLAFLAKHKKATNISLESFLTTVDLAEEHTQLNFLPNIPDVDESLEATVGVYWP